The DNA region CGACCTTCGCCGGGCCGGCCCGCTCGCCCAGGCGCACGCGCGCGAAGAGGAACACGAACACCGGGGTCAGCGCGTAGAGCAGCGCCGCGTGCCCGGGGGTGGTCCAGGCCATGCCGGCGAGGAAGAAGCCCTGGTTCACCGGGATGGCGACGATGCCGAGCCCCGCCAGCGCGAGGAGGTCGCGCCGCGCCACCCGCACCGGCCGGCGCCACAGCAGCAGCCCGAACGCGAGCGAGGAGAGCCCGAAGCGCACCAGCGCCACCTCGAACGGCGACAGCTCGCCCAGCGCGCGCTTCGCGGCGAGGTAGGTGCCGGCCGAGATGGCCGAGTGCAGGAACATCACCAGGTGGACCATGTGGCGCCGGAATGTAGCCGCCGGCGCGCGGGGCGCAAGCCGGCGCGGGGCTCAGGACGCCAGCCACAGGACCAGGAAGCCGCCGGCGAGCGTGAGCGGCACGCTGCGCGTCGTCGCGGCGATGGCGGCGGCGGCCGCCCCCGCCGCCAGCCGCGCGGGGACGCCCGCGGCATCGCCGGCCGCCCCGGGCCGCGCCAGCGCGGGCGTCACGATGGCGGTGAGCGTCGCCACCGGCACGAACGGGAGGAGGTCGCGGAACCAGCCCGGCACGGCGCGCCGCCCCTCCAGCGCGACGAACGAGAGGCGCGTCGCGAACGTGACGGCGCCGCAGGCGACGATCACGAGCCACAGGCTCATCGCGCCCTCCGCGGCGCGACGAGCGCGCCGGCCAGGATCCCGGCGACGCTGGCGGCGAGCAGGCCGAGCTGCCACGGCCACCCCGCCGCCGCGAGCGCGACGATCCCCGCCGCGACCGCGGCCGCGAGCAGTGCCCGGGAGCGGATCATCGGCACGGCGATGGCGATGAAGGTGAGCGGCAGCGCCACGTCGAGCGGCAGCCGCGCCGGGACGCGCGCGCCGAGCCAGACGCCCGCGGCGGTGGCGAGCTGCCACCCGGACCAGAGCGCGACCCCCGCGCCGAGCAGGTGCCAGTGGCGCGCCGGCGACCGGTCGCCGTCGCCCAGCCGCCGCATGGCCACCGCGTACGACTCGTCGGTGAGGAGGTACGAGAGCGCGAGCTTCCAGCGCAGCGGCAGGTGCGCGAGGTGCGGCGCCACCGAGGCGCTGTAGAGCGCGTGCCGCAGGTTCACGAGCGCGACCGCCGCCACCATCACGACGCCCAGGGCGCCGGCCGCGACGAGCTGCGCGAGCAGGAACTGCGCCGCGCCCGCGAACAGGATGGCGGAGGCGGCCATGGCGGTGGCGGCGTCGAGGCCGCTCGCGCGGGCCAGCACGCCGTACACGAAGCCGTACGGGACGACGCCGAGCAGGAGCGGCGCGAGGTCCCGGACGCCGGACCAGAACTCCTGCGCGGCGCTCCGGCCGGGGTGCGCCCGGGCCGGGGCCGCGATTGCCGGGGAGGTCATGCTCCCAGGGAAGCACCTCCCGGCCGGATGGAACAGACACAGCGTCGCGCGCGGCCGGCTATAACAGCCGGATGGCGACCGGGTTCAAGTACCGGCGGATCGCGGACCACCTCGCCCGCGGCATCCAGGCGGGCATCACCGGGCCCGGCGAGCGGCTCCCCTCGCTCCGGGAGGCGTGCCGGACGTACGGCGCGAGCCTGATGACCGCGCTGGCGGCCTACCGGCACCTCGAGGCGATCGGGCTCGTCGAGGCGCTGCCGCGCTCGGGGTTCCGCGTCCGCCCCCGGCTCCCCGCGCCGCTGGAGCAGG from Anaeromyxobacter dehalogenans 2CP-C includes:
- a CDS encoding AzlD domain-containing protein; protein product: MSLWLVIVACGAVTFATRLSFVALEGRRAVPGWFRDLLPFVPVATLTAIVTPALARPGAAGDAAGVPARLAAGAAAAAIAATTRSVPLTLAGGFLVLWLAS
- a CDS encoding AzlC family ABC transporter permease — protein: MTSPAIAAPARAHPGRSAAQEFWSGVRDLAPLLLGVVPYGFVYGVLARASGLDAATAMAASAILFAGAAQFLLAQLVAAGALGVVMVAAVALVNLRHALYSASVAPHLAHLPLRWKLALSYLLTDESYAVAMRRLGDGDRSPARHWHLLGAGVALWSGWQLATAAGVWLGARVPARLPLDVALPLTFIAIAVPMIRSRALLAAAVAAGIVALAAAGWPWQLGLLAASVAGILAGALVAPRRAR